Proteins encoded by one window of Seriola aureovittata isolate HTS-2021-v1 ecotype China chromosome 4, ASM2101889v1, whole genome shotgun sequence:
- the stard13b gene encoding stAR-related lipid transfer protein 13 isoform X5 produces MKLDVNLPKKKSEDSDEDDLFAISDKWTFEWSSRRWSRLQDIDCLLGNHREGQPSRDSLPLRATTSSESVLTDLSEPEVSSLHSESSGGSGHRGLSTEDSDCSNRTCSDSAAMPDSTSLTMPHIPKEIAHYGSLPDKHGKTSSTRAKDFLKRMETLRSRGTLGSGRKALVISSPVLQQEARALKTLHCVEIINGNGVAQEPLSNKVHPSQCSSEGSSHSSGSAVSTPSLKERKPHRADHKRSGMYLEDIDIFSGTQVNKVAEQNRRNEFCSYEDLVVHIPKDHKPGTFPKALSIESLSPTNGASINWHTGSMHLDSPLISRRRESRPVTQCCSRGSRISVYDNVPGSHLYASTGDLIDLEKEDLFPHLDDILLHVNGLQQIVDHWSKNVLPGGEGLAQVDGEREDTVRLQSSSQITLDFEGNSVTESQTTPSDGDRDRVSLAETESTRLRERRDSGVGASLTRPNRLRWPSFQISNRLSHSVASLQITNQSAGQLSLLQKFSLLRLTAIMEKYSMSNKHGWTWSVPKFMKRMKVPDYKDKNVFGVPLIVHVQRSGQPLPLGLQQALRYLRSQCLDQVGLFRKSGVKSRIQALRQMNENSPDNVNYEDQSAYDVADMVKQFFRDLPEPLLTSKLGETFLHIYQYVPKDQRLQAVQAAIMLMSDENREVLQTLLCFLSDVTSSVEENQMTPMNIAVCLAPSLFHLNILKKDNLSPRAMQKKYATGRPDQKDLNENLAATQGLAHMIIECNRLFEIPHEMVTQSRNSYVEADLHAPTIDELCKQLEDDDGTYQTHMEGRLQNLLKEAREKSKSWVSCSSSDNTELYYKKVGDGNPLRRWRVSVEVEAPPSVVLNRVLRERHLWDVDLLQWKVSETLDKQTEVFQYVLNRMPPHPSRDFVVLRSWRTDLPKGACSLVSVSIEHEDCPPVGGVRAIALESNYLLEPCGSGKSRLTHICRVDLKGRTPDWYNKAFGHLCAAEAARIRNSFQPLITDGPETKI; encoded by the exons ATGAAACTTGACGTGAACCTTCCGAAGAAGAAA AGTGAAGACTCTGATGAAGACGACCTGTTTGCTATCAGTGACAAATGGACCTTTGAGTGGAGCAGCCGGCGCTGGTCCAGGTTACAGGACATTGACTGTCTGCTGGGGAACCACAGAGAGGGCCAGCCCTCCAGGGACAGCTTACCTCTGAGGGCCACCACCAGCAGCGAGAGTGTCCTGACGGACCTCAGTGAGCCAGAGGTCTCTTCTTTGCACAGTGAGAGCAGCGGGGGCAGCGGTCACAGGGGCCTGAGTACAGAGGATTCTGACTGCTCCAACCGCACGTGCTCGGACTCTGCAGCAATGCCAGACTCTACTTCTCTCACAATGCCTCACATCCCCAAAGAAATTGCTCACTACGGCTCACTACCTGACAAGCACGGCAAGACAAGCAGCACCCGTGCCAAAGACTTCCTGAAGCGCATGGAGACACTGCGCTCCCGAGGAACTCTGGGAAGTGGTCGTAAGGCGTTAGTCATCAGCTCTCCAGTGCTACAGCAGGAGGCCCGGGCACTGAAAACGCTGCATTGTGTTGAGATCATAAATGGAAACGGTGTGGCTCAAGAACCACTGTCCAACAAAGTTCATCCGTCCCAGTGTAGTAGTGAGGGCAGCAGCCATTCTAGTGGCAGCGCTGTTAGCACACCCAGCTTGAAAGAGCGCAAGCCTCATCGGGCTGACCACAAGCGCAGTGGCATGTATCTAGAGGACATAGACATCTTCTCAGGCACCCAAGTGAATAAAGTCGCAGAACAAAACCGCAGGAATGAATTCTGCTCCTATGAAGACCTGGTGGTCCATATTCCTAAAGACCACAAGCCAGGAACCTTCCCCAAAGCACTGTCCATAGAAAGCCTGTCCCCAACCAATGGGGCCTCTATTAACTGGCACACCGGCAGCATGCATCTGGACTCTCCACTAATTTCACGCAGAAGGGAATCCAGGCCTGTCACCCAGTGCTGCTCCAGAGGTAGCCGCATCAGTGTGTATGATAATGTTCCTGGCTCACATCTGTACGCCAGCACTGGAGACCTCATAGATCTAGAGAAAGAGGACCTGTTTCCTCACCTGGATGATATCTTGTTGCATGTCAATGGCCTTCAGCAGATAGTGGACCACTGGTCTAAGAATGTGTTGCCTGGAGGAGAAGGGCTGGCACAGGTGGATGGCGAGAGGGAAGATACAGTCCGACTCCAGTCCTCTAGTCAGATCACATTGGACTTTGAGGGAAATTCAGTCACAGAAAGCCAGACCACACCTAGTGATGGGGACAGAGACCGGGTATCACTGGCTGAGACAGAATCTACAAGGCTCAGGGAAAGGAGGGACTCAGGAGTAGGTGCTTCACTCACACGACCAAATCG GTTACGATGGCCCAGCTTTCAGATCTCTAATCGCCTGAGTCACTCAGTGGCATCCCTGCAGATTACCAACCAGTCAGCAGGCCAGCTGAGTTTGTTGCAGAAGTTTTCTCTGCTACGTCTTACTGCAATCATGGAGAAGTACTCCATGTCCAACAAGCATGGCTGGACTTG GTCTGTGCCTAAGTTTATGAAGAGAATGAAGGTACCAGACTATAAGGATAAGAATGTGTTCGGAGTGCCTCTCATAGTGCATGTGCAGCGCTCTGGACAACCCCTGCCCCTTGGCCTGCAGCAGGCCCTGCGGTACCTGAGGAGCCAGTGTCTTGACCAG GTGGGTCTCTTTCGTAAATCGGGGGTGAAGTCTCGAATTCAAGCTCTGAGGCAGATGAATGAGAATTCCCCTGACAATGTGAACTATGAGGATCAGTCTGCCTATGATGTGGCTGACATGGTGAAGCAGTTCTTCAGGGATTTACCTGAGCCTCTGCTCACCAGCAAACTGGGGGAGACGTTCCTCCATATCTACCAAT ATGTGCCAAAGGACCAAAGGTTGCAAGCTGTCCAAGCAGCCATCATGCTGATGTCGGATGAAAACCGAGAGGTGCTGCAGACGCTGCTCTGTTTCCTCAGCGATGTCACTTCTTCTGTAGAGGAGAACCAGATGACACCCATGAACATTGCCGTTTGCCTGGCCCCCTCCCTCTTCCATCTCAACATACTCAAGAAAGACAATCTCTCACCAAG GGCCATGCAGAAGAAGTATGCCACTGGCAGGCCAGACCAGAAGGATCTGAATGAAAATTTAGCAGCAACACAGGGCCTTGCTCATATGATCATTGAGTGCAACCGTCTCTTTGAG ATCCCTCATGAGATGGTTACTCAGTCGCGTAATTCATATGTGGAGGCTGACTTGCATGCACCAACAATAGACGAGCTGTGCAAGCAGCTGGAAGATGATGATGGAACATACCAAACACATATGGAGGGGAGGCTTCAGAACCTGCTCAAAGAGGCCCGGGAAAAGTCCAAGTCCTGGGTGTCATGCAGCAGCTCTGATAACACAGAGCTCTACTATAAGAAG GTGGGAGATGGGAACCCTTTGAGACGCTGGAGAGTGTCTGTGGAAGTGGAAGCGCCACCATCTGTCGTGTTGAACCGGGTGCTGCGAGAGCGCCACCTGTGGGATGTGGACCTGCTACAGTGGAAAGTGTCTGAAACACTAGACAAGCAGACAGAGGTGTTCCAGTATGTTCTCAATCGCATGCCTCCTCATCCCAGCAGAGACTTTGTAGTTCTCAG GTCATGGAGGACAGACTTGCCCAAAGGTGCCTGCTCCCTTGTTTCTGTGTCTATAGAGCATGAGGACTGTCCTCCTGTTGGAGGGGTACGAGCTATTGCCCTGGAGTCCAACTACCTGCTTGAGCCCTGTGGCTCTGGGAAGTCCAGACTAACTCATATCTGCAGAGTGGACTTAAA AGGAAGGACTCCAGATTGGTATAACAAAGCCTTTGGTCACCTTTGTGCCGCAGAAGCTGCCCGGATCCGCAACTCCTTCCAGCCACTAATCACGGACGGGCCAGAAACCAAAATCTGA